One window of Polyangium spumosum genomic DNA carries:
- a CDS encoding DUF2961 domain-containing protein, giving the protein MGRSIHHVQPLSVVLAVAALAGCGDDPRPVVTLPPPGTREELADEAALAALADFRALPVFGEGRYLQTGSQDRLSGAPAPVDFVARGNRDMNHFVCPGQEASVSDNQLIRPIYDEPMCPEAYVKGVVLARFSGSGHLARLWLTASSLRDGLVANDEVLRIWVDDAPSPVVEEPLAAVIDGSAGEMFAPPFGDGPGNHLAWYYPVVFAKKIVIALDGLGPLEYYYHQASAVLSPEPAPRKAAPARLPARDQAIAALSSAAEGVIPGEPLVQPAPVNVMPGQTVTLADLSGPATIHAFSVELPEAQLAALRDVTLSVTWDDDVAPAILLPFSDLFAATLDPPENTSLALAGAREGGHVRLLLRLPMPFTKKVVFSATSAAASPVDFTLSIRGEEALPSEPFGRLHAVRSETVAPAPGPEHPLASVTGRGRWAGTCLMLEGHGIGDGSLFDEPLNFLEGDERAVLDGVTSVVGTGTEDYLNGAFYFESGPHASPFAQWWAAVVAPPSARASACRWHLLTDRIDFQESAEITLEIGPGLPETLDRYRSVTFLYR; this is encoded by the coding sequence ATGGGCCGCTCGATCCACCACGTACAGCCCCTCTCTGTTGTCCTCGCCGTCGCTGCCCTCGCCGGTTGTGGCGACGATCCCCGCCCCGTCGTGACGTTGCCCCCGCCGGGGACGCGCGAGGAGCTCGCGGACGAAGCCGCGCTCGCGGCGCTCGCGGATTTCCGGGCGCTCCCCGTCTTCGGCGAGGGCCGATATCTCCAGACGGGGAGCCAGGATCGCCTGAGCGGCGCGCCGGCGCCCGTCGATTTCGTGGCGCGCGGAAATCGCGACATGAACCATTTCGTCTGCCCTGGGCAGGAGGCCTCGGTCAGCGACAACCAGCTCATTCGGCCGATCTACGACGAGCCCATGTGCCCCGAGGCGTACGTGAAGGGCGTGGTGCTCGCGCGGTTCTCCGGATCGGGTCACCTCGCGCGGCTCTGGTTGACGGCGAGCTCGCTCCGCGACGGGCTCGTGGCCAACGACGAGGTGCTCCGGATCTGGGTCGACGACGCGCCGAGCCCCGTCGTCGAGGAGCCGCTCGCGGCGGTGATCGACGGATCGGCGGGCGAGATGTTCGCGCCGCCCTTCGGGGACGGGCCGGGCAACCACCTCGCGTGGTATTATCCGGTGGTCTTCGCCAAGAAAATCGTGATCGCCCTCGATGGGCTGGGGCCGCTGGAATATTATTACCACCAGGCCAGCGCCGTGCTCTCGCCGGAGCCCGCGCCGCGGAAGGCCGCTCCGGCGCGACTCCCCGCGCGTGACCAGGCGATCGCGGCGCTCTCGTCCGCGGCGGAGGGCGTGATCCCGGGCGAGCCGCTCGTCCAGCCGGCGCCCGTGAATGTCATGCCTGGACAAACTGTCACGCTCGCCGACCTTTCGGGGCCCGCCACGATTCACGCATTCTCCGTCGAGCTCCCCGAGGCGCAGCTCGCCGCGCTCCGCGACGTCACGCTCTCCGTCACCTGGGACGACGACGTTGCGCCCGCCATCCTGCTGCCTTTCTCGGATCTCTTCGCGGCGACGCTCGATCCGCCGGAGAACACGAGCCTCGCCCTCGCCGGGGCGCGGGAGGGGGGGCACGTGCGCCTTTTGTTGCGGCTCCCGATGCCGTTCACGAAGAAGGTGGTCTTTTCGGCGACGAGCGCGGCGGCCTCGCCGGTCGATTTCACGCTCTCGATCCGCGGCGAGGAGGCCCTCCCGAGCGAGCCGTTCGGCCGCCTCCACGCCGTCCGCAGCGAGACCGTGGCGCCCGCCCCGGGCCCCGAGCATCCGCTCGCGAGCGTCACGGGCCGCGGCCGCTGGGCCGGGACGTGCCTCATGCTGGAGGGCCACGGGATCGGCGACGGCAGCCTCTTCGACGAGCCGCTCAATTTCCTCGAAGGCGACGAGCGGGCCGTGCTCGACGGCGTGACCTCCGTCGTCGGGACGGGCACCGAGGATTACCTGAACGGCGCCTTCTACTTCGAATCCGGCCCACACGCCTCGCCGTTCGCGCAATGGTGGGCCGCCGTGGTCGCGCCGCCCTCGGCCCGCGCGAGCGCGTGCCGGTGGCACCTGCTCACGGATCGTATCGATTTCCAGGAGAGCGCGGAGATCACGCTGGAGATCGGGCCGGGCCTGCCCGAGACGCTCGATCGCTATCGGAGCGTGACGTTCCTCTATCGCTGA
- a CDS encoding Do family serine endopeptidase yields the protein MMSVRSSQRGSSFVARSAIALVLATGMLGSLGCGHEAHATPPPPSTQALAQQVSTEAAAAVTAAATPLAPAPVPATFDVADLAQRVTPVVVNITTTQKVQGGPGFGGVDPFDFFFGPRGGGDRSPRGPDRPMARSALGTGFIIDAEGYIVTNAHVIDGADDVKVRLADEREFAADVVGKDSKLDLALLKLRGASGLPVAALGSSEGLRVGEHVLAVGNPFGLGHTVTLGIVSAKARSIGAGPYDDFIQTDASINPGNSGGPLFNWKGEVIGINTAIRAGANGIGFATPVDALKDVLSQLREKGHVERGKLGLLFQPLTADLGKAFGMDAPKGALVSDLEPGGAAARAGIKPGDIVVAVNGTPILHAEDLPRKVARHAPGTTIKLSLLRGGKPLEVSAKLDALNDVEIDDTRSTRGDGSKAPAAANKFGFRYSDHPSGGVRVDRVTDGESELVPGDVLVEVNGAPVRDAKGLEAALAKLKPGTVAALKIRRGKITRFAALPVK from the coding sequence ATGATGTCCGTCCGTTCGTCCCAGCGCGGGTCTTCATTCGTTGCTCGTTCGGCGATCGCCCTGGTGCTCGCCACGGGAATGCTCGGCTCCCTCGGTTGTGGTCACGAGGCGCACGCGACCCCGCCGCCGCCGTCCACGCAGGCGCTCGCGCAGCAGGTGTCGACCGAAGCGGCCGCGGCCGTGACGGCGGCCGCCACGCCGCTCGCGCCCGCGCCCGTGCCGGCGACGTTCGACGTCGCCGACCTCGCCCAGCGCGTGACCCCGGTGGTCGTCAACATCACGACCACGCAGAAGGTCCAGGGCGGCCCGGGCTTCGGGGGCGTGGATCCTTTTGATTTCTTCTTTGGTCCTCGCGGCGGCGGCGATCGCTCGCCGCGTGGCCCCGATCGCCCGATGGCGCGCAGCGCGCTCGGCACGGGGTTCATCATCGACGCCGAGGGGTACATCGTGACGAACGCGCACGTGATCGACGGCGCGGACGACGTGAAGGTGCGCCTCGCGGACGAGCGTGAGTTCGCCGCCGACGTCGTCGGCAAGGACTCCAAGCTCGATCTCGCGCTGCTCAAGCTGCGCGGCGCGAGTGGCCTGCCGGTCGCGGCGCTCGGATCGAGCGAGGGCTTGCGCGTGGGCGAGCACGTGCTCGCGGTCGGCAACCCCTTCGGGCTCGGGCACACGGTGACGCTCGGGATCGTGAGCGCCAAGGCCCGCTCGATCGGCGCCGGGCCCTACGACGATTTCATCCAGACCGACGCCAGCATCAACCCGGGCAACAGCGGCGGCCCGTTGTTCAACTGGAAGGGCGAGGTGATCGGCATCAACACGGCCATCCGCGCCGGGGCGAACGGCATCGGCTTCGCGACGCCGGTCGACGCGCTGAAGGACGTGCTCTCGCAGCTCCGCGAGAAGGGCCACGTCGAGCGCGGCAAGCTCGGCCTGCTCTTCCAGCCGCTGACGGCCGACCTCGGCAAGGCGTTTGGCATGGACGCGCCGAAGGGCGCGCTCGTCTCGGATCTCGAGCCGGGCGGCGCGGCGGCGCGGGCGGGCATCAAGCCCGGCGACATCGTCGTCGCGGTGAACGGCACCCCGATCCTCCACGCCGAGGACCTGCCCCGCAAGGTCGCGCGTCACGCGCCGGGGACGACGATCAAGCTCTCGCTCCTGCGCGGCGGCAAGCCGCTCGAGGTGAGCGCGAAGCTCGACGCCTTGAACGACGTCGAGATCGACGACACGAGGTCCACGCGCGGGGATGGTTCGAAGGCGCCGGCCGCGGCGAACAAGTTCGGCTTCCGCTACTCGGATCACCCGAGCGGCGGCGTGCGGGTCGATCGGGTGACGGACGGCGAGAGCGAGCTCGTGCCGGGTGACGTGCTCGTCGAGGTGAACGGCGCGCCGGTGCGTGACGCCAAGGGCCTCGAAGCCGCGCTCGCCAAGCTGAAGCCCGGCACCGTGGCGGCGCTCAAGATCCGTCGCGGCAAGATCACGCGGTTCGCCGCGTTGCCCGTGAAGTGA
- a CDS encoding 4'-phosphopantetheinyl transferase family protein, with protein sequence MSLLSLPPGAAHLWYVDPDAIDDWYLLAAYHSVMSPEEATQQARFRFAEGRREYLVTRALVRSVLSAYAPVLPREWVFVRNGHGRPEIAGPAGAPRLRFNLSNTRGLVACLVAKDREVGLDVEDTHRRGETVSIADRFFSPFESASLRRRPAHRQRDRFFDYWTLKEAYIKARGMGLAIPLDHFSYHLDEDGPIRISFEPELRDDPARWQFSLASLGGRHRVATAIERRPGEGTVAVEMFRCVPFEDVPRGR encoded by the coding sequence TTGAGCCTGCTCTCCCTGCCGCCGGGCGCCGCGCACCTCTGGTACGTCGATCCCGACGCGATCGACGACTGGTACCTGCTCGCGGCCTACCATTCCGTCATGTCGCCCGAGGAGGCCACGCAGCAGGCGCGTTTTCGGTTCGCCGAGGGCCGGCGCGAATATCTCGTCACGCGCGCGCTCGTCCGCAGCGTGCTCAGCGCCTACGCGCCCGTCCTCCCGCGCGAGTGGGTCTTCGTGCGAAACGGCCACGGCCGCCCGGAGATCGCAGGCCCCGCGGGCGCGCCGAGGCTGCGCTTCAACCTCTCGAACACGCGCGGCCTCGTCGCGTGCCTCGTCGCGAAGGACCGCGAGGTCGGCCTCGACGTCGAGGACACGCATCGGCGCGGCGAGACCGTGAGCATCGCCGACCGCTTCTTCTCCCCCTTCGAGTCCGCCTCGCTTCGCCGGAGGCCCGCGCATCGGCAGCGGGATCGATTCTTCGATTACTGGACGCTGAAGGAGGCCTACATCAAGGCCCGCGGCATGGGCCTCGCCATCCCGCTCGATCATTTCTCGTATCACCTCGACGAGGACGGCCCGATTCGAATCTCCTTCGAGCCCGAGCTCCGGGACGACCCCGCGCGCTGGCAATTTTCGCTCGCCTCGCTCGGCGGCCGGCACCGCGTGGCGACGGCGATCGAACGGAGGCCGGGCGAGGGGACCGTCGCCGTCGAGATGTTTCGGTGTGTCCCGTTCGAGGACGTGCCGCGCGGCCGTTGA
- a CDS encoding sensor histidine kinase yields MAPPSSLPPSSLHTPKAPSHLQAELLAAAWEAFSSVLFIWTVVPDALSAALPLALTIGVVSLSLSALAGPALVRRGPRGLFVAALVRTLSWPLAVSPLVPHIGSRVLFAAAGFGLMAGGIRRYLYRRLTPGEALSATPIHIGDLRDKLAESAMVAGIFGGHTLMLFCVAFLRTQSPVLFKAWLELVPALALVGTIGFTLAIRPATRHVARALAAGPTGARAVHERAITQAEALPSTLSYLNFAVWSAFITIGVLYARPGRAAWSLADAFMQICLGLLFAFGVSFYQRAWDNDTVAPVLERLRAWTGSGATQLAERITLRRRMLRDFGLPLLFTTTLSLFSSIGLYRALSVGSDLRQDVDAIAALVAAFATMMFAALGVVARAARELSRPLSVLAGAADLVAGGALDAAAPPVTGPVEVVGLGESIERMRVRLAGTIAELERERAGLEENVAARTAELTRTLDELRRAQAALVQGERLASIGELFAGVAHEIYNPLTAIAGAAAPLERLSAELGQTLAAFRAAMPELSPARQRELEQTMRDLDVDAALEDLVGISHLLRRASDRAVRIVGNLKSFSRSSGEAVPTDLVAGIEETLVLLGRRLRDAGIEVEKRYGDVPEVLCRSGEMSQVCMNLLVNAIQALESDTRPDKPAPRILIEARRDGGAALVAVSDNGPGVPDDLAPRVFEPFFTTKPRGQGTGLGLSISGDIARRHGGALSLEPAAGGGARFVCRIPLA; encoded by the coding sequence ATGGCTCCCCCGTCCTCCCTCCCGCCGTCCTCCCTGCACACGCCGAAGGCCCCGAGCCACCTCCAGGCCGAGCTGCTCGCCGCCGCCTGGGAAGCCTTCTCCTCGGTCCTCTTCATCTGGACCGTCGTCCCCGACGCCCTCTCCGCCGCCCTGCCCCTCGCCCTCACCATCGGCGTCGTCTCCCTCTCCCTCTCTGCCCTCGCCGGCCCTGCCCTCGTTCGCCGCGGGCCTCGTGGCCTCTTCGTCGCCGCCCTCGTCCGCACCCTCTCCTGGCCCCTCGCGGTCAGCCCCCTCGTCCCGCACATCGGCTCCCGCGTCCTCTTCGCCGCCGCCGGCTTTGGCCTCATGGCCGGCGGCATCCGCCGCTATCTCTACCGCCGCCTGACCCCCGGCGAGGCCCTCTCCGCCACCCCCATCCACATCGGCGACCTCCGCGACAAACTCGCCGAGTCCGCCATGGTCGCCGGCATCTTCGGGGGCCATACCCTCATGCTCTTCTGCGTCGCCTTCCTCCGCACGCAGAGCCCCGTCCTCTTCAAGGCCTGGCTCGAGCTCGTCCCCGCCCTCGCCCTCGTCGGCACCATCGGCTTCACCCTCGCCATCCGCCCGGCCACGCGCCACGTCGCCCGCGCCCTCGCCGCAGGCCCCACCGGCGCTCGGGCCGTCCACGAGCGCGCCATCACCCAGGCCGAGGCGCTGCCGAGCACCCTCTCCTACCTCAATTTCGCCGTCTGGTCGGCCTTCATCACGATTGGCGTCCTGTATGCCCGGCCCGGCCGCGCCGCCTGGTCCCTCGCCGACGCCTTCATGCAGATTTGCCTCGGCCTTCTCTTCGCGTTCGGCGTCTCCTTTTATCAACGCGCCTGGGACAACGACACCGTCGCGCCCGTGCTCGAGCGCCTGCGCGCCTGGACCGGCTCCGGCGCCACCCAGCTCGCCGAGCGGATCACCCTGCGCCGCCGCATGCTCCGCGATTTTGGCCTCCCTTTGCTCTTCACCACCACCCTCTCGCTCTTCTCCTCCATTGGCCTCTACCGCGCCCTCTCCGTCGGCAGCGACCTCCGCCAGGACGTCGACGCCATCGCCGCCCTCGTCGCCGCGTTCGCCACCATGATGTTCGCCGCCCTCGGCGTCGTGGCCCGCGCCGCGCGTGAACTCAGCCGGCCCCTCTCCGTCCTCGCCGGCGCGGCCGATCTCGTCGCCGGCGGCGCCCTCGACGCCGCTGCGCCGCCCGTCACCGGCCCCGTCGAGGTCGTCGGGCTCGGCGAGAGCATCGAGCGCATGCGCGTCCGCCTCGCAGGCACCATCGCCGAGCTCGAACGCGAGCGCGCCGGCCTCGAAGAAAACGTCGCCGCGCGTACGGCCGAGCTCACGCGCACCCTCGACGAGCTCCGGCGCGCGCAGGCCGCCCTCGTCCAGGGCGAGCGCCTCGCCTCGATCGGCGAGCTCTTCGCCGGCGTGGCGCACGAGATCTACAACCCCCTCACGGCCATCGCGGGCGCGGCCGCCCCGCTCGAGCGCCTCTCCGCCGAGCTCGGCCAGACCCTCGCCGCCTTCCGCGCGGCCATGCCCGAGCTCTCCCCGGCGCGCCAGCGAGAGCTCGAGCAGACCATGCGGGACCTCGACGTCGACGCCGCGCTCGAAGACCTCGTCGGCATCTCGCACCTGCTCCGCCGCGCGAGTGATCGCGCCGTCCGGATCGTCGGCAATCTCAAGAGTTTTTCGCGCTCCTCCGGCGAGGCCGTGCCCACGGACCTCGTGGCCGGCATCGAGGAGACCCTCGTCCTGCTCGGCCGCCGCCTGCGGGACGCCGGCATCGAGGTCGAGAAACGTTATGGCGACGTCCCCGAGGTCCTCTGCCGCTCGGGCGAGATGAGCCAGGTCTGCATGAACCTCCTGGTCAACGCCATCCAGGCCCTCGAGAGCGACACCCGCCCCGACAAACCCGCCCCTCGTATCCTCATCGAGGCCCGGCGCGACGGCGGCGCCGCGCTCGTCGCCGTCAGCGACAATGGCCCCGGCGTCCCCGACGACCTCGCGCCCCGCGTCTTCGAGCCCTTCTTCACCACGAAGCCGCGCGGCCAGGGCACGGGCCTCGGCCTCTCGATATCGGGCGACATCGCGCGGCGCCATGGCGGCGCCCTCTCGCTCGAGCCCGCCGCGGGCGGCGGCGCGCGTTTCGTCTGCCGCATCCCGCTCGCCTGA
- a CDS encoding L,D-transpeptidase, which yields MRGYLLAPVVLALGCGPAEPALAPAPPPKAPPVVAASAAAAPAPAAASVAAVAPAAAPDPIAEPAPPPGPRLHAVEGIPWIYPTPEKKGERYLGYIRVGESVALRSPEPVRGAGCARGFWAIEPRGYVCNDTLVARENPQDARPAFDATLPVPGPFPYKYAISNGAPMYNRVPTPGEQARVERFLGPAGKFEPLSKFLAAHEDLAVPEPITPTDPLPAFLEGGKMVRPGRFDLVRQNIPRGSMLSYTKAFAAEGRTWLLSVDLTVVPADRVRPFRPSAFQGVRLGEDVTLPLAWFRKAPRAKWRRLESGAMERTGTFFPARSRAMLTGSAAEVAGTRFLETKDHEGGQVVWVEESGATVVEPRQKRPFGVREGMKWVHVRITQGTLVAYEDMKPVYTTLISPGSGGVPVKGIDNVKASTTPTGTYYVTFKDKAATMSPEKGEDRSFWIADVPHTQYFHPPFALHAAYWHERFGEPTSAGCVNLSPIDAEALFHWSDPPVPPGWQGAAGAGAPENGPTTAVVVSR from the coding sequence ATGCGCGGCTACCTTCTCGCCCCTGTCGTGCTCGCGCTCGGATGTGGTCCGGCGGAGCCCGCGCTCGCGCCCGCGCCGCCGCCGAAGGCGCCCCCGGTCGTCGCGGCGTCCGCTGCTGCTGCGCCCGCGCCCGCTGCTGCGTCCGTTGCTGCTGTCGCTCCCGCTGCCGCTCCCGATCCCATTGCGGAGCCCGCGCCGCCTCCCGGCCCGCGGCTTCATGCCGTCGAGGGCATTCCCTGGATCTACCCCACGCCCGAGAAGAAGGGCGAGCGATACCTCGGATACATCCGGGTCGGCGAGTCGGTCGCTTTGCGCAGCCCCGAGCCCGTCCGCGGCGCCGGCTGCGCGCGGGGGTTCTGGGCGATCGAGCCGCGCGGGTACGTCTGCAACGACACGCTCGTCGCGCGCGAGAACCCGCAAGACGCCCGGCCCGCGTTCGACGCGACGTTGCCCGTCCCCGGGCCATTCCCCTACAAATACGCCATCTCGAATGGCGCGCCCATGTACAACCGCGTGCCGACCCCGGGCGAGCAGGCGCGCGTCGAGCGGTTCCTCGGCCCCGCCGGCAAGTTCGAGCCGCTGTCGAAGTTCCTCGCCGCCCACGAGGACCTCGCCGTCCCCGAGCCCATCACGCCCACCGATCCATTACCCGCTTTCCTCGAAGGCGGCAAAATGGTGCGTCCCGGTCGGTTCGATCTCGTGCGGCAAAACATCCCGCGTGGATCCATGCTCTCGTACACGAAGGCGTTCGCCGCCGAGGGGCGCACGTGGCTGCTCTCGGTGGACCTCACGGTCGTGCCCGCCGATCGGGTGCGCCCGTTCCGCCCGAGCGCGTTCCAGGGCGTCCGCCTCGGCGAGGACGTCACGTTGCCCCTCGCCTGGTTCCGCAAGGCGCCGCGCGCGAAATGGCGCCGGCTCGAGAGCGGCGCGATGGAGCGCACCGGGACGTTTTTCCCGGCGCGCTCGCGGGCCATGTTGACGGGCAGCGCCGCCGAGGTCGCGGGGACCAGGTTCCTCGAGACGAAGGACCACGAGGGCGGGCAGGTGGTCTGGGTGGAGGAATCCGGCGCGACCGTCGTCGAGCCGCGGCAGAAGCGGCCGTTCGGCGTGCGGGAAGGGATGAAGTGGGTCCACGTGCGGATCACGCAGGGCACGCTCGTCGCATACGAGGACATGAAGCCCGTGTATACGACGCTGATCTCGCCGGGATCCGGCGGCGTGCCGGTGAAGGGCATCGACAACGTGAAGGCGAGCACGACGCCGACCGGGACGTATTACGTGACGTTCAAGGACAAGGCCGCGACGATGTCGCCCGAAAAAGGCGAGGACCGCTCGTTCTGGATCGCGGACGTCCCCCACACGCAGTATTTCCACCCGCCCTTCGCGCTGCACGCGGCCTACTGGCACGAGCGCTTCGGCGAGCCGACGAGCGCCGGCTGCGTGAACCTCTCGCCGATCGACGCCGAGGCCCTGTTCCATTGGAGTGATCCGCCCGTGCCTCCCGGCTGGCAGGGCGCCGCGGGCGCGGGCGCGCCGGAGAATGGGCCGACGACGGCGGTGGTGGTTTCGCGGTAG
- a CDS encoding PH domain-containing protein encodes MRTEIRRSTWVKPLLSVFGGTAERSYVDIEGDEIHIRFGWLFDERIPLSRVTSVERARWPLLGGLGWRTNFVDTVAVVGSYDDVVKIRLSPSLPLRVLLRVPAETVYVSVQDPDAFVAEVRRKIASRAS; translated from the coding sequence ATGCGAACCGAGATCCGACGCAGCACCTGGGTCAAGCCCCTCCTCTCCGTGTTCGGCGGGACGGCCGAGCGCTCGTACGTCGACATCGAAGGCGACGAGATCCACATCCGCTTCGGCTGGCTCTTCGACGAGCGGATCCCGCTCTCGCGGGTCACCTCGGTCGAGCGCGCGCGCTGGCCGCTGCTCGGCGGCCTCGGCTGGCGGACCAATTTCGTGGATACCGTCGCGGTGGTCGGGTCGTACGACGACGTCGTGAAGATCCGGCTCTCGCCGTCCCTGCCCCTGCGGGTGCTGCTCCGGGTCCCGGCCGAGACGGTGTACGTCTCGGTCCAGGATCCGGACGCGTTCGTGGCCGAGGTCCGGCGCAAGATCGCCTCGCGGGCGTCCTGA
- the proC gene encoding pyrroline-5-carboxylate reductase, whose product MNDLRKRMEGRRIGFLGGGSMASALIRGLLHSETVSAAQIRASDLKEARLAELRQTYGIETTDDNEALVRWADVIVIAVKPQIVDRILGAIAAGLSEGDVVISVAAGVPIEAIEARLPDRARVIRSMPNTAAIALAGATAIAPGSHATKDDVEVARALFEAVGRCVVLDESLIDAVTGLSGSGPAYVMLMIEALADGGVKVGLGRDTALLLAAQTVYGAAKLQLETGEHPGRLKDMVTSPGGTAIAGLHTLEAGGLRRTLIDAVEAATNRAGELGEQMAKKLRR is encoded by the coding sequence ATGAACGATCTGCGCAAACGCATGGAAGGGCGGCGAATCGGGTTTCTGGGCGGCGGGAGCATGGCGTCCGCGCTCATCCGGGGCCTCCTGCATTCGGAGACGGTGTCGGCCGCCCAGATCCGGGCGAGCGATCTGAAGGAAGCGCGGCTCGCCGAGCTCCGCCAGACCTACGGAATCGAGACCACGGACGACAACGAGGCGCTCGTCCGCTGGGCCGACGTCATCGTCATCGCCGTGAAGCCGCAGATCGTCGATCGTATCCTCGGCGCCATCGCGGCCGGCCTCTCCGAGGGGGACGTCGTGATCTCCGTCGCCGCGGGCGTGCCGATCGAGGCCATCGAGGCGCGCCTGCCCGACCGCGCGCGGGTCATTCGATCGATGCCGAACACCGCGGCGATCGCGCTCGCGGGCGCCACGGCCATCGCGCCCGGCTCACACGCCACGAAGGACGACGTCGAGGTCGCCCGCGCGCTCTTCGAGGCCGTGGGCCGCTGCGTGGTGCTCGACGAATCGCTGATCGACGCCGTCACGGGCCTGTCCGGCAGCGGCCCGGCGTACGTGATGCTCATGATCGAGGCCCTCGCCGACGGCGGCGTGAAGGTCGGCCTCGGCCGCGACACCGCGCTGCTGCTCGCGGCGCAGACCGTGTATGGCGCGGCCAAACTCCAGCTCGAGACGGGCGAGCACCCGGGGCGCCTCAAGGACATGGTCACGAGCCCCGGCGGCACGGCCATCGCGGGCCTGCACACGCTGGAGGCCGGCGGGCTGCGCCGCACCCTCATCGACGCCGTCGAGGCCGCCACGAACCGCGCAGGCGAGCTCGGCGAGCAAATGGCGAAGAAGCTCCGGCGCTGA
- a CDS encoding Ca2+-dependent phosphoinositide-specific phospholipase C — translation MHSRLSSCVWILALASLAGCGDETSAGSLEVRPSFSYPLDDVLRLHHVQTKATHNSFHLANPDLSGPAYAVDHAPLDVQLSKQGVRKFELDVRHDEGTGEFEVAHVPLLDEGSTCPTLGACLGVIKRWSDARPAHLPISIMLDLKDLAPGPGAVEAYLGELHEAILGVFPAARVVTPDEVRGGYTTLGEAVRAEGWPTLGALRGRVIFMLYNLNDGFERAYSRDGTSLEGRLAFTRTVPTDPHAAWTQYDDPTVTRALIEEAAAANMLVRTRAEIDLAAALAGDTTLRDAALAGPAHFITTDYPAPVEGSTYHLHIEDGTPARCNPFTAPRDCTSEALEDPLFVRP, via the coding sequence ATGCATTCTCGCCTTTCGTCCTGCGTTTGGATCCTCGCGCTGGCCTCGCTGGCCGGGTGCGGCGACGAGACCTCCGCGGGCAGCCTCGAGGTAAGACCCTCGTTTTCGTATCCGCTCGACGACGTCCTGCGCCTCCACCACGTGCAGACGAAGGCCACCCACAACAGCTTCCACCTGGCGAACCCCGATCTCTCGGGGCCCGCGTACGCCGTCGATCACGCGCCGCTCGACGTGCAGCTCTCGAAGCAGGGTGTCCGGAAATTCGAGCTCGATGTGCGCCACGACGAGGGCACGGGCGAATTCGAGGTCGCGCACGTCCCCCTCCTCGACGAGGGGAGCACGTGCCCGACGCTCGGCGCGTGCCTCGGCGTGATCAAGCGCTGGTCGGACGCGCGTCCCGCGCACCTGCCGATCTCGATCATGCTCGATCTCAAGGACCTCGCGCCCGGGCCCGGCGCCGTCGAGGCCTACCTCGGCGAGCTCCACGAGGCGATCCTGGGCGTCTTTCCGGCCGCGCGCGTCGTCACGCCCGACGAGGTGCGAGGCGGCTACACGACGCTCGGCGAGGCCGTGAGGGCCGAGGGGTGGCCCACGCTCGGCGCGCTGCGAGGTCGCGTGATCTTCATGTTGTACAACCTGAACGACGGGTTCGAGAGGGCCTACTCGCGCGACGGGACGAGCCTCGAAGGCCGGCTCGCCTTCACCCGGACCGTCCCCACCGATCCACACGCGGCCTGGACGCAATACGACGATCCCACGGTGACACGCGCGCTCATCGAGGAGGCCGCGGCGGCGAACATGCTGGTCCGCACGCGCGCCGAGATCGACCTCGCAGCGGCGCTCGCCGGCGATACGACCCTGCGCGACGCCGCGCTCGCCGGCCCCGCCCATTTCATCACGACCGATTATCCCGCGCCGGTGGAGGGATCCACCTATCACCTGCACATCGAGGACGGCACGCCCGCGCGCTGCAACCCGTTCACCGCGCCCCGCGATTGCACGTCCGAGGCCCTCGAGGATCCCCTGTTCGTGCGCCCCTGA
- a CDS encoding metallophosphoesterase family protein — MKLLAISDLHVGFPDNRSAVASLGARPDDWLVLGGDLGETFEHVTFVLDTLAPRFRRLVWVPGNHELYVDPHAPPGEPRGAARYARYVELCRERGVLTPEDPYPVWEGEGGPHLVVPMFLLYDYTFRPDDVPAHEAVAWAAEHGIAAADEFLLDPAPFPSREAWCHARVAETEARLREAAPGLPKVLINHFPLRQDLVFLPRVPRFSPWCGTRKTTDWHLRFDARVVVQGHLHVRRTVHVDGVRFEEVSFGYPRERRDGRPIDAYVKQILPAPEAVP; from the coding sequence ATGAAGCTCCTCGCCATCAGCGATCTCCACGTGGGTTTTCCCGACAATCGATCGGCCGTCGCGTCCCTCGGCGCGAGGCCCGACGATTGGCTCGTCCTCGGCGGGGATCTCGGCGAGACGTTCGAGCACGTGACATTCGTGCTGGACACGCTGGCGCCGCGGTTCCGGAGGCTCGTGTGGGTGCCGGGCAACCACGAGCTCTACGTCGATCCCCACGCGCCGCCCGGCGAGCCGCGCGGCGCCGCTCGATATGCGCGGTACGTGGAGCTCTGCCGCGAGCGCGGCGTGCTCACGCCCGAGGATCCTTATCCGGTCTGGGAGGGCGAGGGAGGGCCTCACCTCGTCGTGCCCATGTTCCTGCTCTACGATTACACGTTCCGGCCCGACGACGTGCCCGCGCACGAGGCCGTCGCCTGGGCCGCCGAGCACGGCATCGCCGCGGCGGACGAGTTCCTGCTCGATCCCGCGCCCTTCCCGAGCCGAGAGGCGTGGTGCCACGCGCGGGTCGCCGAGACCGAGGCGCGCCTCCGTGAAGCCGCGCCCGGCCTGCCGAAGGTGCTCATCAATCATTTCCCGCTGCGCCAGGACCTCGTCTTCCTGCCGCGCGTGCCGCGTTTTTCCCCCTGGTGCGGGACGCGCAAAACCACGGATTGGCACCTCCGCTTCGACGCGCGCGTGGTCGTGCAAGGGCATTTGCACGTCCGGAGGACGGTGCACGTCGACGGCGTCCGCTTCGAGGAGGTCTCGTTCGGTTATCCACGCGAGCGGCGGGACGGCCGCCCAATCGACGCCTACGTGAAGCAGATCCTCCCGGCGCCGGAGGCTGTACCTTGA